A window from Candidatus Nitrospira neomarina encodes these proteins:
- a CDS encoding 4Fe-4S dicluster domain-containing protein, with product MPEVYNWQLGRKMLYPYEERHPKWQFAFVFNINRCLACQTCSMADKSTWLFSKGQEYMWWNNVETKPYGGYPQFYDVKITQLIEQVNPGGQVWNVRVGRKHHAPYGVFEGMTIFDAGAKIGQAAIGYIPTDQEWRFVNIYEDTATSMRAIVEGVDKTGFTKEEPWKMQGSSLPEHETYFFYLQRICNHCTYPGCLAACPRKAIYKRPEDGIVLIDQNRCRGYKKCVEQCPFKKPMYRGTTRVSEKCIACYPRVEGKDPLTGGEPMETRCMAACVGKIRLQGLVKVGDDGLWAEDRWNPLYYTIRVEQVALPLYPQWGTEPNGFYIPPRQAPRGYIRQMFGPGVDNAIEKYLVPSRELLAVLQLWRASQQIIFRYDVIPGPKVFETQIHGRKFEMYNDTVLGFNKSGKEAVRQQVEEPIYIRPAERVNWL from the coding sequence ATGCCTGAAGTGTATAACTGGCAGTTAGGACGAAAGATGCTGTATCCCTATGAGGAGCGGCATCCGAAATGGCAGTTTGCGTTTGTCTTTAACATCAACCGGTGTTTGGCGTGTCAAACCTGCTCGATGGCGGACAAGTCGACGTGGCTGTTCAGCAAAGGGCAGGAATACATGTGGTGGAACAACGTGGAGACGAAGCCGTACGGGGGCTATCCGCAGTTCTACGATGTCAAGATCACGCAGTTGATTGAGCAGGTCAATCCGGGCGGGCAGGTGTGGAACGTGCGGGTGGGCCGCAAACATCATGCGCCGTACGGAGTGTTTGAAGGGATGACGATCTTTGACGCGGGCGCCAAGATCGGGCAGGCGGCCATTGGCTACATCCCGACCGACCAGGAATGGCGGTTTGTGAATATTTATGAAGATACGGCGACCTCGATGCGGGCGATCGTGGAAGGGGTCGATAAGACGGGGTTTACGAAAGAAGAGCCGTGGAAAATGCAAGGCAGCAGCTTGCCGGAGCATGAGACGTACTTCTTCTACCTGCAACGCATCTGTAATCACTGTACGTATCCGGGGTGCCTGGCGGCGTGTCCGCGGAAGGCCATCTACAAGCGGCCGGAAGACGGGATTGTGTTGATCGACCAGAACCGGTGCCGGGGGTACAAGAAGTGTGTGGAGCAATGTCCGTTTAAAAAGCCGATGTACCGGGGCACGACGCGGGTGAGTGAGAAGTGTATTGCGTGCTATCCGCGGGTGGAAGGCAAAGACCCCTTAACGGGGGGTGAGCCGATGGAGACGCGGTGTATGGCGGCGTGCGTGGGCAAAATCCGGCTGCAAGGGTTGGTGAAGGTGGGCGATGACGGGCTCTGGGCGGAAGATCGCTGGAATCCGTTGTACTATACCATCCGGGTGGAACAAGTGGCGTTGCCGTTGTATCCGCAATGGGGCACGGAACCCAACGGGTTTTATATCCCCCCGCGGCAGGCGCCGCGAGGCTACATCCGGCAGATGTTCGGGCCGGGGGTGGATAATGCGATTGAGAAGTATCTGGTGCCGAGCCGGGAGTTGTTGGCGGTGCTGCAGTTGTGGCGGGCGAGCCAACAGATCATCTTCCGGTATGACGTGATTCCGGGGCCGAAAGTGTTTGAAACCCAAATCCATGGGCGGAAGTTTGAGATGTACAACGACACGGTGTTGGGGTTCAACAAATCGGGCAAGGAAGCGGTACGGCAGCAAGTGGAAGAGCCGATTTACATCCGCCCGGCGGAGCGGGTGAACTGGCTGTAA
- a CDS encoding response regulator: protein MNIPSVFVVDDDEVVRVNIAKKLSRLHCTVRAFDSGEALMEFFRDHRDEPDVILVDYKMGGMNGVETLHAIRKFSSVPAIIFTAYEGRIDPQEIKEIGNCEVMIKTVDLHNLIHMVNGVMALKNLRKIDCWVDTGGLPT from the coding sequence GTGAACATACCCTCTGTATTTGTGGTGGATGATGATGAGGTGGTTCGTGTAAATATTGCGAAAAAACTTTCTCGGTTACATTGCACGGTACGTGCCTTTGATTCGGGAGAGGCCTTGATGGAATTTTTCAGAGATCATAGGGATGAGCCTGATGTGATCTTGGTGGATTATAAAATGGGTGGGATGAATGGGGTGGAAACCCTGCATGCCATTCGAAAATTCTCTTCTGTTCCAGCCATTATCTTTACCGCATATGAAGGTAGGATAGATCCGCAGGAAATAAAAGAAATTGGGAATTGTGAGGTCATGATCAAAACCGTAGATCTTCACAATCTCATTCATATGGTGAACGGGGTCATGGCCCTAAAGAATTTACGTAAAATTGATTGTTGGGTTGATACCGGGGGGTTGCCAACCTAA
- a CDS encoding molybdopterin-dependent oxidoreductase has product MLVTKRQFLKMTAGTVAAVALADNALALTALLPVVEVGNPLGDYPDRSWERVYHDQYRYDSSFTWVCSPNDTHACRIRAFVRNGVVMRVEQNYDHQTYEDMYGNRGTFAHNPRMCLKGYTYHRRVYGPYRLKGPLMRRGWKTWMDDGSPELDPTVMTKYKFNARYLDDMLRVSWDTAFTYLAKAMIVIANRYSGEAGARRLREQGYPPEMIEMMKGSGVRSMKFRAGMPVLGVIGKMGITRMNGGCGALLDSWVRKVGPENAQGGRYFNNLTWHGDQDPSQPFWSGAQAIDCDLSDMRFSKMNTSWGKNFVENKMPEAHWKLESIERGGRVVVITPEYNPTAQRADYWMPVRPETDGALFLGACKIILDDGLQDSDFIRSSTDFPLLIRTDTLQYLDPRDVIQDYAFPDFSKTYSGKVQGLSPSQIARLGGFMVWDLNQDKAVPLHRELVGWHFKNSGLDPALTGSFRVKLLSGREADVMPLFQMYQVHLQDYDLDTVHQINRCPKDLIVRWARDNGTIKPAAIHNGEGVCHYFHMTSMGRAAAMVMTLTGNMGKFGTGCHTWSGNYKVGVWAATPWSGEGIGIHTGENPFKITTDPNAHGKEINYRPYYYGEETTYWNHGDTALIVNTPKYGRRVFTGKTHMPTPSKLRWVANVNILNNSKHHYDMVKNVDPHIEAIVTQDIEMTSDVNHADVSFAVNGWMEFTYPEMTATVSNPWMQVWKGGIRPLYDTRNDLDTVAGVAAKLTEITGDGRFRDYFKFVYDNRVDVYVQRLLDAGSTSYGYSADTMLKSEKGWMVMTRTYPRIPLWEEVNESKPMWTRSGRLETYRVEPEAIEYGENFISHREGTEATPYLPNAIMSSNPYIRPDDYGIPITAQHHDDKTVRNIKLPWAEIKRYANPLWEKGYQFYCVTPKTRHRVHSQWSVNDWVQMYESNFGDAYRMDKRTPGVGEHQIHINPSAAKDRGINDGDYVYVDGNPVDRPYRGWKPSDPYYKVARLMIRAKYNPAFPYHVTMAKHAPFVSTAKSVKGHETRPDGRAIALDTGYQSNFRYGAQQSFTRSWLMPMHQLDSLPGKMANKWKFKWGFEIDHHAVNTVPKECLIRITKAEDGGIGGRGPWEPVRTGFTPGQENEFMIKWLKGDHIKIKV; this is encoded by the coding sequence ATGTTGGTAACCAAAAGACAATTTTTAAAAATGACAGCAGGCACTGTGGCTGCAGTGGCGTTGGCGGATAATGCGCTGGCGTTGACGGCATTGCTACCGGTTGTGGAGGTAGGCAATCCATTGGGTGACTACCCGGATCGCTCGTGGGAGAGGGTCTATCACGATCAATACCGGTATGACAGTTCCTTTACCTGGGTTTGTTCCCCCAACGATACCCATGCCTGTCGTATTCGTGCGTTTGTCCGGAACGGGGTCGTGATGCGCGTAGAGCAAAACTACGATCATCAAACTTATGAGGATATGTACGGGAATCGGGGAACCTTTGCCCATAATCCCCGGATGTGTTTGAAGGGGTATACCTACCATCGCCGGGTGTATGGTCCATACCGCTTAAAGGGGCCCCTGATGCGGCGTGGCTGGAAAACCTGGATGGATGACGGAAGTCCTGAATTAGACCCAACGGTGATGACGAAATATAAATTCAATGCACGCTATTTGGATGATATGTTGCGGGTCTCCTGGGATACCGCGTTTACCTATTTGGCCAAGGCCATGATCGTGATCGCCAACCGGTATAGCGGCGAGGCCGGTGCGAGGCGATTACGGGAACAAGGGTATCCTCCGGAAATGATCGAGATGATGAAGGGCTCAGGAGTCCGGAGCATGAAATTCCGTGCCGGTATGCCCGTGTTAGGTGTCATAGGCAAAATGGGCATTACCCGGATGAACGGTGGATGTGGAGCGCTGTTGGATAGTTGGGTGAGAAAGGTTGGACCGGAAAATGCCCAGGGTGGGCGGTATTTTAATAATTTGACCTGGCATGGTGATCAGGATCCTTCGCAACCATTCTGGTCCGGAGCCCAAGCCATCGATTGTGATCTTTCTGATATGCGATTCAGCAAGATGAATACAAGTTGGGGCAAAAACTTCGTTGAAAACAAGATGCCCGAAGCCCATTGGAAACTGGAGTCGATTGAACGGGGTGGTCGCGTGGTGGTCATTACCCCGGAATACAATCCCACGGCACAACGGGCCGACTATTGGATGCCGGTCCGTCCCGAGACAGATGGAGCGTTATTCCTCGGGGCCTGCAAAATTATTTTAGACGATGGTCTTCAGGACAGCGATTTTATTCGATCCAGCACGGATTTCCCCTTGTTGATTCGCACGGATACTCTGCAATATTTGGATCCGCGTGATGTCATTCAAGATTATGCCTTCCCGGATTTCTCCAAAACGTATTCGGGCAAAGTGCAAGGGCTTTCGCCTTCTCAGATCGCTCGCCTTGGAGGGTTTATGGTGTGGGATCTCAATCAGGACAAGGCGGTCCCGCTTCACCGAGAACTGGTAGGTTGGCACTTTAAGAACAGCGGTCTCGATCCGGCGTTGACGGGATCGTTCAGGGTGAAACTACTGAGTGGGAGGGAGGCAGATGTCATGCCCCTTTTCCAGATGTATCAGGTCCATCTTCAGGATTACGATCTGGATACGGTCCACCAAATTAATCGATGCCCGAAAGACCTTATTGTGCGATGGGCTCGAGATAACGGGACCATCAAACCGGCCGCCATTCATAATGGAGAAGGCGTCTGCCATTATTTTCATATGACGTCGATGGGGCGTGCGGCCGCCATGGTGATGACCCTGACCGGAAACATGGGGAAATTCGGTACGGGATGTCATACATGGTCAGGAAACTATAAGGTTGGTGTTTGGGCGGCCACGCCATGGTCGGGGGAAGGCATTGGGATCCACACCGGGGAAAATCCTTTCAAGATCACGACAGATCCGAATGCCCATGGGAAAGAGATTAATTACCGCCCATACTATTATGGTGAAGAAACGACGTACTGGAACCACGGCGATACGGCGTTGATTGTGAATACGCCCAAGTATGGCCGTCGGGTATTTACGGGAAAGACGCATATGCCGACGCCGAGTAAGCTTCGATGGGTGGCGAATGTCAATATTCTCAATAATTCCAAACACCATTATGACATGGTCAAAAATGTGGATCCCCACATTGAAGCGATTGTGACTCAGGACATTGAAATGACATCAGATGTGAATCACGCCGATGTGTCATTTGCAGTGAACGGGTGGATGGAGTTTACCTATCCTGAAATGACCGCCACCGTCTCCAACCCCTGGATGCAGGTATGGAAAGGCGGCATCCGGCCGTTGTATGACACGCGGAACGATTTGGATACGGTGGCGGGCGTGGCGGCCAAACTCACCGAAATAACGGGTGATGGCCGGTTCCGCGATTACTTTAAATTTGTCTATGACAACCGCGTGGACGTGTATGTTCAACGGTTGTTGGATGCCGGTAGCACCTCCTACGGGTATTCGGCTGACACGATGTTGAAATCGGAAAAGGGTTGGATGGTGATGACCCGGACCTATCCTCGTATCCCATTGTGGGAAGAGGTCAACGAGTCAAAGCCGATGTGGACCCGTAGCGGTCGCCTGGAGACCTACCGGGTGGAGCCGGAAGCCATTGAATATGGGGAAAACTTCATCTCGCATCGGGAAGGGACGGAGGCCACTCCCTATTTGCCGAATGCGATCATGTCATCCAATCCGTATATCCGGCCGGATGACTACGGGATTCCGATCACGGCACAACATCATGACGACAAAACCGTCCGCAACATCAAGTTGCCATGGGCGGAAATTAAACGATACGCCAATCCACTCTGGGAGAAGGGGTATCAGTTCTATTGCGTGACGCCGAAGACCCGGCATCGGGTGCATAGCCAATGGTCGGTGAATGACTGGGTGCAGATGTATGAATCCAACTTTGGCGATGCCTATCGAATGGATAAGCGGACGCCAGGGGTGGGTGAACATCAAATCCATATCAACCCATCAGCGGCCAAAGATCGTGGCATCAATGACGGGGACTATGTCTACGTCGATGGGAACCCGGTGGACCGGCCGTATCGTGGGTGGAAGCCCAGCGACCCCTATTACAAGGTGGCGCGGTTGATGATCCGGGCGAAGTACAATCCGGCCTTCCCGTACCATGTCACGATGGCCAAACATGCGCCGTTCGTGTCGACGGCGAAGTCGGTAAAGGGGCATGAAACCCGACCGGACGGACGGGCGATTGCACTGGATACCGGCTATCAATCGAACTTCCGGTATGGGGCGCAGCAGTCGTTTACACGCAGTTGGCTGATGCCGATGCATCAATTGGACTCGTTGCCAGGCAAAATGGCGAATAAATGGAAATTCAAATGGGGTTTTGAAATCGACCATCATGCGGTCAACACGGTTCCGAAGGAATGTCTCATCCGAATCACGAAAGCGGAGGATGGTGGCATTGGCGGACGTGGGCCGTGGGAACCGGTCCGGACCGGGTTCACGCCAGGCCAGGAGAATGAGTTCATGATCAAATGGCTGAAGGGTGATCATATTAAGATCAAAGTGTAG
- a CDS encoding cytochrome ubiquinol oxidase subunit I, with the protein MKLKKNAAVLLISMIAGMLLLPIGVAMPILFGNGEAIASGGGQSPQPAQEVVEGEEGAAPVEMGRDIYYKTEGVVSSETAPVTADNTHDYPRYGNFESRVLIWVANQQHLYYGSFVLAVPIFCMVIEFIGMVTKDKAMAKKYDQLAYDFIRISLTAYSLTAILGGILLFTFLTLYPTFFSYLSGIFRPVMHIYALLFVAESGTLYIYYYGWDRMREGVLKWVHLSIAVVLNVIGTVLMFLANSWIAFMMSPAGVDEQGRYLGNIWHAIHSALWNPLNVHRILGNMAFGGSVVAAYAAYRFLSAKTDEERAHYDWMGYVAMFIAVIFLIPLPFAGYWLMREVYAYRQQMGITLMGGLLAWLFIIQATMIGALFMTTSYYLWQCFGRMPGAERFQKYIKYLVFIAVVGLLVFITPHTIVMTPAELKAMGGQQHPVLGNYGVMSAKNGGINMLIIVTIVSFIWYQRGNLIPAVKWKKFGNIFMTTFIVVGSLNIIWLAIYGYFIPANVRIGLSVPQVATTMSCLLLMMPMNLAMLKNARMAGPIQWGKMPARSQYALIALATEFTWMMALMGYIRSSVRLFWHVNEVMRDNSPWAYTHTIGFAANMISFNVLLFWSTILFVFWLAAFAGKKSPVPEMPKVPESPAVPQFTPQPASRS; encoded by the coding sequence ATGAAACTTAAAAAGAATGCCGCAGTTTTACTGATCAGCATGATTGCGGGAATGTTGCTGCTGCCGATCGGGGTAGCAATGCCGATCCTATTTGGAAATGGCGAAGCCATCGCTTCGGGAGGAGGGCAAAGTCCCCAGCCTGCTCAGGAGGTTGTCGAGGGTGAGGAAGGCGCAGCGCCGGTCGAAATGGGACGGGATATTTATTACAAGACCGAGGGCGTGGTGTCGAGTGAAACTGCTCCAGTCACCGCGGACAATACGCATGATTATCCCCGCTATGGCAATTTTGAAAGTCGAGTGCTGATTTGGGTTGCGAACCAGCAGCATTTGTATTACGGCAGTTTTGTCTTGGCGGTTCCTATCTTCTGCATGGTGATTGAGTTCATCGGCATGGTGACCAAGGATAAGGCCATGGCGAAGAAATACGACCAGCTGGCCTATGATTTTATCCGAATCAGTCTGACGGCCTATTCGTTGACGGCAATCCTTGGGGGCATTCTCCTTTTCACCTTTCTCACGCTCTATCCCACATTTTTTAGCTACCTCTCAGGGATTTTCCGTCCTGTCATGCACATCTACGCTCTGTTGTTCGTCGCCGAAAGCGGAACGCTGTATATCTACTACTACGGATGGGACAGGATGAGGGAAGGCGTCCTGAAATGGGTGCATCTCAGTATCGCCGTGGTCCTGAATGTTATTGGAACCGTGCTGATGTTTTTAGCGAATTCGTGGATCGCCTTTATGATGTCCCCGGCAGGGGTGGATGAACAAGGACGGTATCTCGGGAATATCTGGCATGCGATTCATAGCGCGTTGTGGAATCCGCTGAATGTTCATCGAATTTTAGGAAATATGGCATTCGGAGGCAGCGTCGTGGCGGCCTACGCGGCCTACCGGTTTTTATCGGCTAAAACCGATGAAGAACGTGCCCATTACGACTGGATGGGATATGTCGCGATGTTTATCGCGGTCATTTTCCTCATTCCATTGCCGTTTGCGGGCTATTGGCTCATGCGGGAGGTGTATGCCTATCGTCAGCAAATGGGGATCACCTTGATGGGGGGACTTCTCGCCTGGTTGTTTATTATTCAGGCCACCATGATCGGGGCCCTCTTCATGACGACGAGTTATTACTTGTGGCAATGCTTTGGCAGGATGCCTGGTGCTGAACGATTCCAGAAATATATTAAATATCTGGTGTTCATTGCGGTGGTGGGCCTACTGGTGTTTATCACGCCCCATACCATCGTCATGACCCCGGCTGAGTTAAAAGCCATGGGAGGTCAACAGCATCCCGTCTTAGGAAACTATGGGGTCATGTCCGCCAAAAATGGCGGGATCAATATGCTTATCATTGTGACGATTGTGAGTTTCATTTGGTATCAGCGAGGCAATTTGATTCCGGCAGTGAAATGGAAAAAATTCGGGAATATTTTTATGACCACTTTTATCGTGGTCGGAAGCCTCAATATTATTTGGTTAGCCATCTATGGGTATTTCATTCCGGCGAACGTGCGGATTGGTCTGTCGGTTCCCCAGGTGGCCACTACCATGTCGTGCCTTCTGTTAATGATGCCGATGAATTTGGCCATGCTGAAAAATGCCAGGATGGCGGGCCCCATTCAATGGGGAAAAATGCCGGCGCGGTCGCAATATGCTCTGATCGCCCTGGCGACCGAATTTACCTGGATGATGGCATTGATGGGATACATCCGTTCATCAGTCCGTCTCTTCTGGCATGTCAACGAGGTGATGCGGGATAACTCGCCCTGGGCCTATACCCATACCATAGGGTTTGCCGCAAATATGATCTCCTTTAACGTTCTGCTGTTCTGGTCGACCATTCTATTCGTGTTCTGGCTGGCGGCATTTGCCGGTAAAAAATCGCCGGTACCGGAGATGCCGAAGGTGCCGGAATCACCCGCAGTGCCTCAGTTCACACCTCAACCGGCCAGTCGCTCCTGA
- a CDS encoding transaldolase family protein, producing MKFYLDTVSLTEIQEIGRLGVLDGIAMNATLITEQGLNFYQGIRGICRYVDSPISVGVLSIEEEAIVKEGKELSKIHKNVMVKCPLTPAGLKATKRLTAEGIRVNVSLCFSLTQALIAAKAGAWCVSICLDRTGDKQTKGDDTIRNIVTVFRSYGLSTQVLLAGIRSPHDVLEAALAGGHICTMRFPMFLQLFDPAV from the coding sequence ATGAAATTCTATCTCGACACGGTGAGTCTCACAGAGATTCAGGAGATTGGCAGACTGGGGGTTCTGGATGGCATAGCCATGAACGCCACGTTGATTACCGAGCAGGGGCTGAATTTCTATCAAGGAATTCGAGGAATCTGTCGTTATGTGGATAGTCCGATCAGTGTCGGCGTGTTGAGTATTGAAGAAGAGGCCATCGTCAAGGAAGGCAAAGAATTATCCAAAATCCACAAAAATGTCATGGTGAAATGTCCTTTGACCCCTGCCGGTCTCAAGGCGACTAAGCGGTTGACAGCTGAAGGCATCCGGGTGAATGTGTCTTTGTGTTTTTCCCTCACGCAGGCCTTGATTGCCGCCAAAGCCGGTGCCTGGTGTGTGTCCATTTGCCTTGATCGCACCGGGGACAAACAAACCAAGGGTGACGATACTATTCGAAACATTGTCACCGTCTTTCGAAGCTATGGTCTCTCCACTCAGGTGCTCCTTGCCGGTATCCGTTCTCCGCATGATGTCCTTGAGGCAGCATTAGCGGGAGGGCATATTTGTACGATGCGATTCCCCATGTTTCTGCAACTTTTCGATCCTGCTGTGTAA
- a CDS encoding sigma-54-dependent Fis family transcriptional regulator, giving the protein MERIERNYRALLNVAIVLNSQRDTNSLWQAIIEQIEQVMPWARVSVTLYDRKSDGFQFYVVTTHLARVVVQGDTVIPRVGSAMGWVYDHKTLHVRPDLKQEQVFLEDHWYVEEGLGRMINLPLLVRGKCVGVLNLGSVDAGNPDPDAIEFLSQVAMQIAYAIDHVQAYEEINLLRQQLARENIYLVEELKLTKHFGAMIGRSQVFQHVLELAREVAPTTATVLITGETGTGKELLAQAIHDWSMRANKPFIRVNCAALPAGLVESELFGHEKGAFTGADSRREGRFEFAHGGTLLLDEIGEIPMETQAKLLRVIQDGMVDRVGGKQSIPVDIRLMASTNADLPSAIEQGRFRADLFYRLHVFPITIPPLRARPEDIPELAQHFLEHYAIKLKRPCETIEPDSLQRLIRYSWPGNIRELENVIERAVILSHQKILRIDERLLILQSATNEPKAPAGLVDFERQHILQTLASSNWQIEGEGGAAEQLGLAPSTLRSRIKKLGLQRPTRP; this is encoded by the coding sequence GTGGAACGAATTGAGAGAAACTACCGGGCGCTACTGAACGTCGCGATTGTGCTTAATTCACAACGGGATACCAATAGTCTCTGGCAGGCCATTATCGAGCAGATTGAACAGGTCATGCCCTGGGCCCGGGTCAGTGTGACTTTATATGACCGTAAGTCAGATGGGTTTCAATTTTATGTTGTGACGACTCATTTGGCGAGGGTCGTGGTCCAAGGGGATACCGTGATACCGCGTGTTGGGAGTGCAATGGGGTGGGTGTACGATCACAAGACGTTACATGTCCGTCCTGATCTCAAACAGGAGCAGGTCTTTCTGGAAGATCATTGGTATGTGGAGGAAGGGCTAGGACGCATGATTAACCTTCCGCTGCTGGTCAGAGGAAAGTGTGTGGGGGTGTTGAACCTTGGGAGCGTTGATGCGGGTAACCCGGATCCAGATGCGATTGAGTTTTTATCCCAAGTGGCCATGCAAATTGCCTATGCCATAGATCATGTACAGGCTTATGAGGAAATTAATCTGCTGCGCCAGCAGTTGGCACGAGAAAACATCTATCTGGTCGAGGAACTCAAGCTGACAAAACACTTTGGGGCCATGATAGGACGAAGTCAGGTTTTTCAGCATGTATTGGAGCTTGCCCGCGAGGTCGCTCCTACGACGGCGACGGTCCTGATCACGGGGGAAACGGGCACCGGGAAGGAACTCCTTGCACAAGCCATTCATGATTGGAGCATGCGTGCGAACAAACCGTTCATTAGGGTCAATTGTGCGGCTCTTCCGGCAGGATTAGTCGAAAGCGAATTATTTGGTCACGAAAAGGGAGCGTTTACTGGAGCCGATTCCAGGCGTGAGGGGCGTTTTGAGTTCGCCCATGGCGGGACCTTGTTGTTAGACGAAATCGGGGAAATTCCTATGGAGACCCAAGCGAAATTATTACGAGTAATCCAGGACGGGATGGTTGATCGTGTGGGTGGGAAACAGTCTATCCCGGTGGATATTCGGTTGATGGCCTCAACGAATGCCGATCTGCCATCAGCCATTGAACAAGGTCGTTTTCGTGCTGACCTCTTTTATCGACTTCATGTGTTTCCGATTACCATCCCTCCCCTCCGAGCCCGACCGGAAGATATTCCAGAACTCGCACAGCATTTTCTGGAGCACTATGCTATTAAACTCAAACGGCCCTGCGAAACCATTGAACCGGATTCTCTGCAGCGGCTTATCCGGTATTCCTGGCCTGGCAATATTCGAGAACTTGAAAATGTTATTGAACGGGCGGTGATTCTCTCACATCAAAAGATTCTGCGCATCGATGAACGGCTTTTGATACTTCAGAGTGCGACGAATGAACCCAAGGCTCCGGCCGGGTTAGTTGATTTTGAACGGCAACATATTCTTCAGACCCTGGCCTCCAGCAATTGGCAAATTGAAGGAGAGGGTGGCGCGGCGGAACAACTCGGATTGGCACCGAGCACGCTCAGGAGCCGGATTAAAAAATTAGGTCTTCAACGCCCGACTCGACCCTAA
- a CDS encoding FAD-dependent oxidoreductase, producing MAFYLDRPAGFTFTAGQFIDLSLPNLSTSDPEGQTRSLTLASAPSEQKLMVATRLRNTPFKRMLAEMPLGTTIDLEGPFGQFTLPSDDSRTIALLAGGIGITPFFRMLGPLTRSGAKERTCLHGFSFWEC from the coding sequence ATGGCGTTCTATCTTGATCGACCGGCTGGGTTCACCTTTACAGCTGGACAGTTTATCGATCTGTCATTACCGAATCTTTCCACATCCGATCCAGAAGGCCAAACACGGTCCCTGACCCTTGCCAGCGCTCCTTCCGAACAAAAGCTCATGGTCGCCACCCGCCTTCGGAACACACCCTTTAAACGTATGTTGGCAGAAATGCCTCTTGGGACGACAATTGATCTTGAAGGTCCATTCGGACAATTCACGCTACCGTCTGACGATTCCCGAACCATCGCTCTTCTCGCAGGAGGAATCGGTATTACACCGTTTTTTCGCATGCTGGGGCCTCTCACCAGGAGTGGCGCAAAGGAACGAACCTGCTTACATGGATTTTCGTTCTGGGAGTGTTGA